In Hevea brasiliensis isolate MT/VB/25A 57/8 chromosome 13, ASM3005281v1, whole genome shotgun sequence, a single genomic region encodes these proteins:
- the LOC131171734 gene encoding cytochrome P450 87A3-like, translating into MWSSWVYAVALVVVGFTHWIYRWRNPKCNGKLPPGSMGFPLIGETIKFLKTSKTLDIPPFMKERLEKYGPLFKTSLAGRPVVVSSDPDFSYYLLLQEGKLVERWYLDSFAKLLRQDVTSICSVQYIHKYLRNLILSYFGPERLKGDLMPALENDIRRSLKDWSKLPSVEAKSVISTMIFDFTARRLYGYEAENSAVKNLAQSFTNFLEGLMKFPLNVPGTSFHKCKKNQKRIIKLIAGVLEERRRSPRKQKEDLLDQVVEDMKKETFLTDDFAIYMMFGLLLASFETISSTLALAIKFLTDNPSVVERLTEEHEAILKNRGNANSGLSWEEYKSMTYTHHVIKESLRLASVAPGILRRSLTDIQVDGYTIPKGWAILVVPAAVQLNPTTYEDPLAFNPSRWENMGELAMAKNFIAFGGGSRSCTGAEFSKVLMAVVLHVLVTKYRWTKVKGGEMIRCPVLAFKDGFHVQVTEKL; encoded by the exons ATGTGGTCTTCTTGGGTTTATGCTGTAGCTCTGGTAGTTGTAGGCTTCACACACTGGATCTATAGGTGGAGGAACCCGAAATGTAATGGGAAATTGCCTCCTGGCTCTATGGGCTTCCCTCTTATAGGGGAGACCATTAAGTTTCTCAAGACAAGCAAAACGCTAGACATCCCACCTTTTATGAAGGAAAGACTGGAAAA ATACGGGCCACTTTTCAAGACCAGCTTGGCAGGTCGACCGGTTGTGGTGTCATCGGATCCTGACTTCAGCTATTACCTCCTTCTGCAAGAAGGGAAGTTAGTAGAACGATGGTACTTGGATTCCTTTGCAAAGCTTCTTCGCCAGGATGTTACTTCCATTTGTTCAGTTCAATACATACATAAGTATCTCAGAAACTTAATTTTGAGTTACTTTGGCCCTGAGAGACTCAAAGGTGACCTCATGCCTGCGTTAGAAAATGACATAAGACGAAGCTTGAAGGATTGGTCTAAGCTACCAAGTGTCGAagcgaaaagtgtcatttcaact ATGATATTTGATTTCACTGCAAGAAGACTGTATGGTTATGAAGCTGAGAATTCAGCAGTAAAAAATTTAGCTCAGAGTTTCACCAATTTCTTGGAAGGACTTATGAAATTCCCTTTAAATGTTCCAGGCACATCTTTTCACAAATGCAAGAAG AACCAGAAGAGGATAATAAAACTAATAGCAGGCGTGCTAGAAGAGAGACGACGATCTCCAAGGAAGCAGAAAGAAGATCTGCTTGATCAGGTTGTGGAGGACATGAAAAAGGAGACATTCTTGACAGATGATTTTGCCATTTATATGATGTTTGGTCTGCTCCTTGCCAGCTTTGAGACTATATCTTCCACTCTTGCTTTAGCCATTAAGTTTCTCACAGATAACCCTTCTGTAGTCGAGAGACTAACG GAGGAGCATGAGGCAATTCTTAAGAACAGAGGAAATGCAAATTCTGGACTTTCTTGGGAGGAATACAAGTCCATGACTTACACTCATCAT gTTATCAAGGAATCACTTAGGTTGGCAAGTGTTGCTCCTGGAATCTTGAGAAGGTCATTAACAGACATTCAAGTTGATG GATATACAATTCCAAAAGGCTGGGCTATCTTGGTTGTTCCAGCAGCCGTTCAGCTGAATCCTACCACCTATGAAGATCCGCTTGCCTTCAATCCTTCTCGATGGGAG AACATGGGGGAACTGGCAATGGCAAAGAACTTCATTGCATTTGGAGGAGGCTCAAGATCATGTACAGGAGCTGAGTTCAGCAAGGTTCTAATGGCTGTAGTGCTCCATGTTTTGGTCACCAAATACAG GTGGACCAAAGTGAAGGGAGGAGAGATGATTCGGTGTCCAGTTTTAGCATTTAAGGATGGCTTTCATGTTCAAGTTACAGAAAAGCTTTGA
- the LOC110660728 gene encoding WPP domain-interacting tail-anchored protein 2 — protein sequence MEILTKADLDLAYSSEKLVHLHVLLVHLLAWDTDLEVMAMENSYISSVEKALVFDLLSGFLDSELREMENFMDSIQADIVHARHKIFSCGHLTELVPIMEEKLHDSEESLNKSKERLAEVKMQSIKLQRAFPTFRPEDWKENESLEFSANSQLPNIDANSKWRTAEQKKHILRTLEKSLARELYLDKKLSGLRQNEEQLKLKLHYTEQVTFRMEEAAEVVWGRFLEAENAAEVLLGISKELVGQLQIVQFNLNGSLQREAELKSELQDCRRQLDAKGTALRELESSISEHVTKSSEVPTLMEKLNSLEEQLKRSELCLKHANEFNEDIQEQLSEMENIVDSLKESVYEAETRAETAEAKVTQLTDTNLELTEEINFLKSSGDNNNKKVSLLEKQVRELESQLQHSKISSEVSQEQQNMLYSAIWDMETLIEDLKSKVSNAESKTESTEEQCIILSETNMELGREISFLRSRVKGLEASLDQANNSKAASAKEINLRTRLIMDTVRQLTRAREHIQNQLFSLTRENKILAEKLRNAKSDAPIIVCKDGADDKKVLFSKSNLSNETFGKSF from the exons ATGGAAATTTTAACCAAAGCAGACTTGGACTTGGCATATTCTTCTGAGAAATTGGTACACTTGCATGTCCTTTTAGTTCATCTGTTGGCTTGGGATACTGATCTTGAGGTAATGGCCATGGAAAATAGCTATATCTCAAGTGTTGAAAAGGCACTGGTGTTTGATCTTCTATCTGGTTTTTTGGATTCTGAGCTAAGAGAGATGGAGAATTTCATGGATAGTATCCAAGCAGATATTGTTCATGCTCGTCATAAAATATTTTCATGCGGACACTTAACAGAACTAGTCCCAATCATGGAAGAGAAATTGCACGATTCTGAGGAATCCTTGAACAAATCTAAAGAGCGGCTTGCAGAGGTGAAGATGCAGTCAATCAAGTTGCAGAGGGCCTTTCCGACTTTCAGACCTGAGGact GGAAAGAGAATGAGTCCTTGGAGTTCTCAGCCAACAGTCAACTGCCAAATATTGATGCAAATTCAAAATGGAGGACAGCTGAACAAAAAAAACATATTCTGAGAACGTTGGAGAAGTCTCTTGCACGAGAACTTTATCTCGATAAGAAATTGTCTGGACTAAGACAGAATGAAGAACAGCTGAAATTAAAGCTGCACTATACAGAACAAGTAACTTTTCGCATGGAGGAAGCTGCAGAAGTGGTTTGGGGAAGGTTTTTAGAGGCAGAAAATGCCGCTGAGGTGCTTTTGGGGATTTCAAAGGAATTGGTTGGTCAACTTCAGATTGTTCAATTTAATCTGAATGGTTCACTCCAGCGAGAAGCTGAATTAAAATCTGAACTCCAAGATTGCAGAAGACAGCTAGATGCTAAAGGTACTGCTTTGAGGGAGCTTGAGAGTAGCATTTCGGAACATGTAACCAAAAGCTCGGAAGTGCCCACTTTGATGGAAAAACTAAATTCACTTGAGGAACAACTGAAAAGATCTGAATTATGTCTCAAGCATGCAAATGAATTCAATGAAGATATTCAAGAACAACTTAGTGAGATGGAAAATATAGTTGACTCTCTGAAAGAAAGCGtctatgaagcagaaactagggCTGAGACTGCAGAGGCCAAAGTTACTCAGTTAACAGATACAAATTTGGAACTCACAGAGgaaattaattttcttaaaagtAGCGgagataataataacaaaaaggTGAGCTTGCTTGAGAAGCAGGTAAGGGAATTGGAAAGCCAACTACAGCATTCAAAGATATCATCTGAAGTAAGTCAAGAGCAACAAAATATGTTATATTCTGCAATATGGGACATGGAAACATTGATTGAAGATTTAAAATCAAAGGTATCGAATGCTGAAAGTAAGACTGAGAGTACAGAAGAGCAATGTATAATATTATCTGAAACAAATATGGAACTTGGTAGAGAAATAAGTTTCTTAAGGTCTAGAGTGAAAGGCTTAGAGGCTTCTTTGGATCAAGCTAACAACTCAAAAGCAGCAAGTGCAAAAGAAATTAATCTGAGGACCAGGCTTATCATGGATACAGTAAGGCAATTAACCAGAGCAAGGGAGCACATCCAGAATCAG CTATTTTCTTTGACAAGGGAGAACAAAATATTGGCGGAAAAGTTAAGAAATGCCAAAAGCGATGCTCCTATAATTGTGTGTAAAGATGGAGCTGATGATAAAAAGGTGCTCTTTTCCAAAAGCAACTTATCTAATGAAACTTTTGGAAAAAGCTTCTGA